In Marasmius oreades isolate 03SP1 chromosome 3, whole genome shotgun sequence, a single window of DNA contains:
- a CDS encoding uncharacterized protein (MEROPS:MER0033188), translating to MLGLFERELRSTLPSVQYPGNTVPVKPLPVIAYIHGGGYLRGGADLYDGSFLIEQLNQGVILIVMQYRLGLFGFLAGDEVKKIGALNAGLLDQAFAFRWVREHISKFGGDPEQVTIWGKSAGADSVLQHVIAEDGETKPQLFRAAIASSPFLPTQYKYNDRNPRTLYNQVVEQTNCAFSADSLACLRKADTQALQAANMNVSMAGFYGTYMFVPVVDGKYVRQRPTEASKQGKVNGKGLYTVANAHEGDIYVNNATTPLSAGEYTSQLFPTLGSKEAAQVDRLYKDLGNPLQQENLIYGETIFICPAYFLLNAFKSTSFKGE from the exons ATGCTTGGTTTATTTGAACGAGAACTGAGGTCAACTCTTCCTAGTGTTCAATACCCTGGAAACACGGTACCCGTGAAACCCTTACCTGTTATTGCATACATTCACGGCGGAGG ATATCTCCGTGGAGGAGCTGACCTATATGACGGATCCTTCCTCATCGAACAATTGAATCAAGGAGTAATACTGATTGTCATGCAATACCGACTGGGCCTTTTCG GATTTCTCGCCGGCGATGAGGTGAAGAAAATCGGTGCACTTAACGCTGGACTTC TCGACCAGGCCTTCGCATTCCGTTGGGTAAGGGAGCACATTTCCAAGTTTGGAGGTGACCCAGAACAAGTTACAATCTGGGGGAAATCTGCTG GTGCTGACTCTGTACTCCAGCATGTCATTGCGGAGGATGGCGAAACCAAACCACAGTTGTTCCGAGCAGCGATTGCTAGCTCACCTTTCTTACCTACCCAATACAAGTATAACGACAGGAACCCTAGA ACATTGTACAACCAAGTCGTAGAACAAACCAA TTGTGCCTTCTCCGCGGACAGTCTCGCATGTCTGCGAAAAGCAGATACACAAGCACTACAAGCTGCCAATATGAACGTTAGCATGGCTGGCTTCTACGGAACATACATGTTTGTCCCCGTAGTAGATGGGAAATACGTTAGGCAACGTCCTACTGAAGCTTCGAAGCAAGGGAAAGTCAATGGA AAAGGCTTGTACACTGTGGCCAATGCCCACGAAGGGGATATATATGTGAACAATGCAACTACACCGTTGAGTGCGGGCGAGTATACGTCTCAGCTTTTCCCGACGCTTGGGTCAAAGGAGGCTGCGCAGGTTGATCGTCTATACAAAGATCTGGGAAATCCATTGCAACAAGAAAACCTAATCTATGGAGAGA CTATATTCATCTGCCCTGCGTACTTCCTCTTGAACGCGTTCAAGAGTACATCCTTCAAG GGCGAATAG
- a CDS encoding uncharacterized protein (BUSCO:EOG092602OP) has translation MGNVQSGATLTRTTGALDSFISELGGDIIYEKSLGSARFLKTIKCRHKNGYLVVKVFIKPDPGVTLRSYTRRLKVEREELLNIVNVYNYQSFVETDKAGYIIRQWIASNLYDRISTRPFLSTIEKKWITFQVLTGLRDARNRKISHGDIKSENILVTSWNWVYLSDFALYKPVYLPLDDPSDFSFFFDTSGRRTCYIAPERFFTASSNPEITAKKSRLAMEDNEGKRDGKITEAMDCFSVGCVIAELFLEGAPLFTLSQLFKYRDGEYNVDAPLNAIEDEEVRKMIKQMISLDPSERPTFDSLLHTTRGKVFPECFFSFLHNYVSSVNELPTPPPFVGTATTATPNTAAVSSSNTRPVALHNGSSSGSSETLPSDSDHRLERLWADFESVEPYITAVTVENPSMDVKVDYTSSASTARPFQDVLPIELHIPNRDSKLTGVLQPAPRATMDGPALIILALVSANLRNCSLPSSKLRALDIFLALCPHLTDEAKLDRMVPYLIELLHDDAAPVRMAAIRTLVQVLMLVTVITPSNAAIFSEYIIPNIKYLVQDPEVSVRCTYAQCLVQIADTAVRYLEMGQALKAHGSFKLLAEAQEYDIAHYEVSYDASMQDLQNNIQEHLSALLMDPSSIVKRAVLHDISYLCIFLRKQTNDVILSHMITYLNDRDWLLRLAFFESIVDVAACAGGRSLEEYILPLMIQALSDVEETVVAKVLTALTSLCELGLFQKMRIWELMSATLGFLYHPNNWIRQGAAAFIASAAKHLPASDVWCILYPSLRHFLKSDIAVIDEQSLLMALKPPLPRQIFDGAVQWAQKADKASFWRGPKRASNRTESPKASVTSIRRTGTSITRNMSEEDEAHVSKLQQLGMTTNEEPKLLAMREYILKLANALSSFASRSSLEPDTDKYLKVTGDIELTKLGVVPQTVFLKANTSDYGIRTSKSSRRSTVTESFARSPLLSPQSNRFSVDTTPSNVPFEDLRRRLATINGSASSLSVAQIARTPSSPLAIPPSVISGTPLSPTEEKAERPVSPTESVISNTNSTSFRPLSRMQVGSIDTQKAAPAIGSSKTNALGLLDSHTHIRTETSPERSDRSSLSVSQTLRPAAITIRPRVPSLAPISSYDGQDPAISNLLENLYLDNNRELQNDFGPKIHEGPVRRRNPVRHSFVSRDGNAKKMETTLIAHLSSHSDVVNGLAVSPDHMFFVSASDDKTVKVWDTGRLERNVTSKPRHTYGQHHAKVKAVCMLESAHCFASAADDGSLHIVRVHVTQGGTLPKYNKLQVIREHRVENVGEYVTSMVHYNTDASSNLVYATTHSVITILDLRTMRVLQSMENPRHFGPIICMCLDRKRSWILVGTSTGVLSLWDRRFGLLLKSWHVGVASTGRSVRIHQCVIHPSKGRGKWVMVTVEASKKAVNLSSSILVEVWDIEKSILVETFVVRRPSSFSQDGVIDEPHELTGVDADMSPSAAIDALVRSRQAGEEVDKRSLSGPSQLISSPSPDVRAITVGMEFGGHSFAHRSDFADLSMDSTSSRNLWKGFMITGSEDRKIRLWDLGKIERSSVLCGLDAEQERPAYSSLTTDTACTHLETWPTTGSSAQSNRPQQRMSLITHTQQDLLKSHQDVITALVCIDSPFRCGIVSGDRAGVIKVWRVDAGES, from the exons ATGGGAAACGTTCAGTCTGGCGCTACACTCACGCGCACAACTGGCGCGTTGGACTCTTTCATCTCAGAGCTCGGGGGAGACATTATCTACGAGAAAAG TCTCGGGTCTGCTCGTTTCCTGAAAACGATCAAGTGTCGGCACAAGAATGGGTATCTAGTAGTCAAGGTTTTCATCAAACCTGACCCGGGAGTAACATTGAGATCTTATACGAGGCGATTGAAGG tggaaagggaagaatTGTTGAACATTGTCAACGTATATAATTACCAATCCTTCGTGGAGACAGACAAAGCGGGCTACATCATCAGACAATGGATAGCAAGTAATCTCTATGACCGAATAAG TACGCGCCCTTTCTTGAGCACCATCGAGAAGAAATGGATCACATTTCAAGTCTTGACTGGACTTCGAGATGCTCGGAATCGAAAGATCTCACATGGCGATATCAAGTCCGAAAACATCCTCGTTACATCTTGGAACTGGGTTTATCTGTCGGATTTTGCACTCTACAAGCCAGTCTATCTTCCACTCGATGACCCTTCCGACTTTTCATTTTTCTTTGATACTTCTGGGCGAAGAACGTGTTATATTGCGCCTGAGCGCTTTTTCACCGCTTCAAGTAACCCCGAAATCACCGCCAAGAAGTCCAGACTTGCAATGGAAGACAATGAAGGGAAAAGAGATGGCAAGATTACGGAGGCGATGGACTGTTTTAGTGTCGGATGTGTCATAGCTGAATTATTCTTGGAGGGCGCACCATTATTCACTCTCAGTCAACTGTTCAAGTACAGAGACGGCGAATACAATGTTGATGCTCCCCTGAATGCTatcgaggacgaggaagttCGA AAAATGATTAAGCAAATGATCAGCCTTGATCCCTCTGAGCGGCCCACTTTCGACAGTCTCTTACACACCACTCGAGGGAAAGTTTTCCCAGAATGTTTCTTCAGCTTTTTGCACAACTACGTTTCATCTGTCAACGAACTTCCTACCCCTCCACCTTTCGTAGGTACGGCAACCACTGCAACTCCGAACACGGCCGCTGTCTCTAGTTCCAACACGAGGCCGGTTGCGTTACACAATGGTTCGTCCTCCGGGTCTAGCGAAACCTTGCCGAGCGACTCGGACCATCGATTAGAGAGGTTATGGGCGGATTTCGAAAGCGTAGAGCCGTACATTACCGCAGTGACGGTAGAAAATCCTTCCATGGATGTCAAGGTTGATTATACTTCGTCTGCAAGTACTGCAAGACCTTTTCAA GATGTTCTCCCCATCGAACTGCATATACCTAATCGCGACTCTAAACTTACGGGCGTCCTTCAGCCAGCACCACGGGCAACAATGG ATGGACCGGCATTGATTATATTAGCACTTGTTTCGGCCAATTTGCGAAACTGTTCCCTACCGAGCTCAAAACTTCGTGCACTGGACATTTTTCTTGCCCTTTGCCCTCATCTCACGGATGAGGCAAAATTGGATCGGATGGTTCCTTATCTTATCGAACTGTTACATGATGACGCTGCTCCCGTTCGTATGGCTGCTATTCGAACTCTAGTTCAAGTG CTGATGCTGGTTACGGTGATCACTCCATCAAATGCCGCCATCTTCTCGGAGTATATAATACCCAACATCAAATATCTAGTGCAGGACCCGGAAGTGTCCGTCCGTTGCACTTATGCACAGTGCCTTGTGCAGATCGCGGATACAGCAGTTCGATATCTAGAGATGGGGCAGGCCTTGAAGGCCCATGGTTCGTTCAAGCTTTTAGCTGAAGCGCAGGAGTATGATATCGCGCACTACGAG GTCTCCTATGATGCCAGTATGCAAGACTTGCAGAACAACATACAAGAGCATCTATCTGCCTTACTCATGGACCCATCGAGTATCGTCAAACGCGCAGTTTTGCACGACATATCATACCTTTGCATCTTTTTACGAAAGCAGACGAACGACGTGATATTGAGCCACATGATTACTTATCTTAACGATCGGGACTGGCTCCTCAGACTGGCGTTCTTTGAGAGCATCGTTGATGTGGCTGCCTGTGCTGGCGGAAGAAGTTTGGAAGAGTACATTCTGCCTCTGATGATCCAGGCTTTGTCGG ACGTGGAAGAGACCGTTGTGGCGAAAGTCTTAACCGCTTTGACAAGTTTGTGCGAGCTGGGGCTTTTCCAGAAGATGCGCATCTGGGAGCTCATGAGTGCGACACTAGGTTTCCTCTACCACCCTAATAACTGGATAAGGCAAG GTGCTGCCGCGTTCATCGCCTCTGCTGCGAAGCATTTGCCTGCAAGTGATGTTTGGTGCATCTTGTATCCTTCGCTCCGCCACTTCCTCAAGTCGGATATTGCAGTCATAGACGAACAAAGTCTATTGATGGCATTGAAACCTCCC CTCCCAAGACAAATTTTTGATGGTGCAGTCCAATGGGCTCAGAAAGCCGATAAAGCCAGCTTCTGGAGAGGACCGAAGCGGGCGTCCAATCGAACAGAATCGCCGAAAGCAAGTGTTACCTCTATTCGTAGGACTGGGACTTCCATCACGAGAAACATGTCTGAAGA GGATGAAGCGCATGTGTCGAAGCTTCAGCAATTAGGTATGACCACCAATGAAGAACCTAAGCTTTTAGCGATGAGGGAATATATTCTGAAACTGGCAAATGCTCTATCAAG TTTCGCCTCTCGTTCAAGCCTAGAACCAGATACTGACAAGTATCTGAAGGTTACCGGCGATATTGAGCTGACCAAGTTGGGGGTTGTTCCTCAGACAGTTTTCCTGAAGGCAAATACCTCTGACTATGGAATAAGAACGTCTAAAAGTTCAAGGAGATCTACAGTTACTGAGTCGTTTGCTCGATCTCCGCTTCTATCACCCCAAAGCAATCGATTCTCCGTCGATACCACACCCTCGAACGTCCCGTTTGAGGATTTGCGTCGGAGGCTAGCGACTATCAATGGTTCCGCTTCATCTTTATCAGTTGCTCAGATTGCACGCACACCTTCATCACCTCTTGCCATCCCGCCTTCTGTTATATCAGGCACCCCACTATCTCCTACCGAGGAGAAGGCAGAGCGACCTGTGAGCCCCACAGAATCAGTAATATCGAATACCAACTCGACCTCCTTCCGACCCCTCAGTCGGATGCAGGTGGGCAGTATCGACACGCAAAAGGCAGCCCCAGCTATAGGGTCGTCTAAGACCAACGCCCTAGGACTACTGGACTCACACACCCATATACGCACGGAGACATCTCCAGAGCGATCAGACCGCTCGTCACTCTCTGTGTCGCAGACTCTTCGCCCGGCGGCTATCACTATTAGACCGCGTGTACCTTCGCTAGCCCCAATTTCTTCTTATG ATGGACAAGACCCCGCGATCAGTAACTTGCTTGAAAATCTGTATCTGGACAATAATCGGGAGCTTCAGAACGACTTTGGTCCTAAAATTCATGAAGGACCTGTTCGCAGGCGGAATCCAGTCCGACATAGTTTTGTTTCAAGGGACGGGAACGCAAAGAAGATGGAGACAACGTTAATCGCTCATCTCAGCTCTCATTCGGACGTGGTTAATGGACTGGCGGTTTCACCAGATCACATGTTTTTCGTCTCTGCCTCTGATGATAAGACAGTAAAGGTTTGGGATACTGGTCGGTTGGAGAGAAATGTGACAAGTAAACCGAGGCATACCTATGGACAGCATCATGCTAAAGTGAAGGCTGTGTGTATGCTCGAGAGTGCACATTGCTTCGCAAGTGCGGCTGATGATGGTAGCTTACATATTGTGCGAGTGCATGTAACGCAGGGAGGAACATTGCCCAAGTATAACAAACTTCAAGTCATTCGGGAGCATCGAGTCGAGAACGTTGGGGAGTATGTTACGTCTATGGTACATTACAATACGG ACGCTTCGTCCAATTTGGTATATGCAACGACCCACTCCGTAATTACCATACTTGATCTTCGAACGATGCGCGTACTTCAGTCCATGGAGAATCCACGCCACTTTGGTCCTATCATCTGCATGTGCCTGGATCGAAAACGATCGTGGATTCTTGTTGGAACATCTACTGGTGTTCTTAGCTTATGGGATCGGAGATTCGGGCTATTGTTGAAAAGTTGGCATGTAGGAGTCGCATCGACTGGGAGGTCTGTTCGGATACACCAATGTGTTATTCATCCCTCGAAAGGGCGGGGCAAATGGGTCATGGTCACTGTGGAGGCATCCAAGAAGGCTGTCAATCTCTCCTCGAGTATCTTGGTCGAGGTTTGGGACATTGAAAAGTCTATCTTGGTCGAGACGTTCGTAGTACGCCGGCCTTCGAGTTTTAGCCAGGACGGGGTAATTGATGAACCGCATGAGTTGACGGGAGTTGACGCGGATATGAGTCCATCTGCGGCTATTGATGCATTGGTTCGTTCCCGTCAAGCCGGAGAAGAGGTGGATAAGAGATCGTTGAGTGGACCGAGTCAACTCATATCGTCGCCATCACCTGATGTGCGTGCCATTACGGTTGGGATGGAATTTGGAGGACATTCGTTCGCCCACCGGTCCGACTTTGCTGATCTGAGCATGGACTCTACGTCGTCCAGGAATCTTTGGAAGGGGTTTATGATCACTGGCTCGGAGGATCGAAAGATTCGATTATGGGATTTGGGCAAAATCGAACGGTCGAGTGTTCTTTGTGGACTGGACGCGGAACAAGAGCGTCCAGCTTATAG TTCCTTGACAACAGACACAGCCTGTACACATTTAGAAACGTGGCCAACTACTGGTTCCAGCGCTCAGAGTAACAGACCACAGCAGAGGATGTCGCTTATCACACATACCCAACAGGACTTGTTGAAATCGCACCAGGATGTCATAACGGCCCTGGTGTGCATTGACTCTCCCTTCCGTTGTGGGATTGTAAGTGGGGACCGGGCAGGTGTTATTAAAGTTTGGAGAGTTGATGCAGGGGAATCATAA